In Candidatus Hydrogenedens sp., the following are encoded in one genomic region:
- a CDS encoding ABC transporter ATP-binding protein, with translation MNNCVIKLEDLKKNYRMGSVDICALRGINMEILEGEFVCIMGPSGCGKSTLLNVLGCLDKPTEGKYYLNGCDISLLDDDTLSDMRCNYLGFVFQSYNLIPQLSVVENIEVPLYYQGVSPNESRKKAIEIASRVGLAERLYHKPTELSGGQQQRVGIARALVNNPLVILADEPTGNLDSKSGKEIMDIFIELHKQGKTIIMVTHDENIARYGERIIRLKDGFIEKDERVLSKIGAST, from the coding sequence TTGAATAATTGTGTAATAAAATTAGAAGATTTGAAAAAAAATTATAGAATGGGGAGTGTTGATATTTGTGCCTTGAGGGGAATAAATATGGAAATATTAGAGGGTGAATTTGTTTGTATTATGGGACCTTCTGGATGTGGAAAGTCAACATTATTGAATGTATTGGGCTGTTTGGACAAGCCTACAGAAGGGAAATACTACTTAAATGGTTGCGATATATCGTTATTGGATGATGATACTTTATCCGATATGCGATGTAATTATCTTGGTTTTGTTTTTCAGTCCTACAACCTTATTCCACAACTATCTGTGGTTGAAAATATTGAAGTACCTCTTTATTATCAGGGTGTTTCACCTAATGAAAGTAGGAAAAAAGCAATTGAAATAGCATCTCGTGTGGGGTTGGCAGAACGCTTATATCATAAACCCACAGAACTATCCGGTGGACAACAACAAAGAGTAGGTATTGCCCGTGCTTTAGTAAACAACCCATTAGTTATTCTTGCAGATGAACCCACAGGGAATCTGGACTCAAAATCAGGAAAGGAAATTATGGATATTTTCATTGAACTTCATAAACAGGGAAAAACAATTATCATGGTAACACATGATGAAAATATAGCTCGATACGGAGAAAGGATAATACGCTTGAAAGATGGCTTCATTGAAAAAGATGAGCGGGTGTTATCAAAAATAGGTGCTTCAACATAA